A DNA window from Pungitius pungitius chromosome 1, fPunPun2.1, whole genome shotgun sequence contains the following coding sequences:
- the kcnk7 gene encoding potassium channel, subfamily K, member 7: MARLVSSLRLLCQVNAFAGLVLCYLLFLLLGALVFTSVEKPVEKELRAEVAELRRSFLRENPCVQESELRELLESASSAHQSNVAVLKADERRNDFTSSLYFVIVTLTTMGSDSYTPKSDEAKLFCIFYCTLGIPLTLLLLTLISNLLLPAVTHAPVHHLHTYWGLPYCRAALVHAGLLCVLVLSLLFLPPSLLVCAMEPGWSFLDALFFCFVVLSTVGQGGNSLGRNWSPSAKETLQLLTTCYLLVGLVVIITFKETVLQVPRVSAVMRLFCGPQYAELEGLHLSELTLSEESCEEEPQYSQSICTVASTPLEPMGPAVTHGGPLTFKVSASDF, from the exons ATGGCCCGGCTAGTGTCTTCTCTGCGGCTGTTGTGCCAGGTCAATGCTTTTGCCGGCCTGGTTCTCTGCTACCTGCTCTTCCTTCTGCTGGGGGCTCTGGTGTTCACGAGCGTGGAGAAGCCAGTGGAGAAGGAGCTGAGGGCCGAGGTGGCGGAGCTGCGCCGCTCCTTCCTGCGGGAGAACCCGTGTGTCCAGGAGAGCGAGCTGCGGGAGCTGCTGGAAAGCGCTTCCTCTGCTCACCAGAGCAACGTGGCGGTCCTGAAGGCCGACGAGAGGCGAAATGACTTCACGTCATCGCTCTACTTTGTCATCGTCACTCTGACCACCATGG GTTCTGACTCTTACACCCCCAAATCAGACGAGGCCAAGCTCTTCTGTATCTTCTACTGCACCCTGGGGATCCCCCtcaccctgctgctcctcacccTCATCTCtaacctcctcctcccggcTGTCACCCATGCTCCCGTCCACCACCTGCACACTTACTGGGGTCTGCCCTACTGCCGGGCCGCGCTCGTCCACGCCGGCCTCCTCTGTGTGTTGGTCCTCTCCCTCctgttcctccccccctccctcctggtcTGTGCAATGGAGCCTGGCTGGAGCTTCCTGGATgctctcttcttctgctttgtggTCCTGAGCACCGTCGGCCAGGGAGGAAACTCTCTGGGGAGAAACTGGAGCCCTTCGGCCAAGGAGACACTCCAACTCCTCACCACGT GTTACCTGTTGGTGGGCCTGGTGGTGATCATTACCTTCAAGGAGACTGTCCTGCAGGTTCCCCGGGTCTCCGCGGTGATGAGGCTCTTCTGTGGTCCGCAGTATGCGGAACTGGAGGGTCTGCACCTCAGTGAACTGACCCTCTCTGAGGAAAGCTGTGAGGAGGAGCCTCAGTACTCCCAGTCCATCTGCACCGTCGCCTCCACTCCACTAGAGCCGATGGGCCCCGCTGTCACACACGGAGGCCCTCTGACCTTCAAAGTTTCAGCTTCTGACTTTTAA
- the taf6l gene encoding TAF6-like RNA polymerase II p300/CBP-associated factor-associated factor 65 kDa subunit 6L, which translates to MADREERRFAEVSRESVKLMAESAGVELGDDVAALLAEDVCYRLREAAQSSSQFMRHAKRRKLTVEDFNRAMRWSKVEAVCGYGAQDALPFCPAKEGELFFIEDRDINLVELALATNIPKGCAETMVRVNVSYLDGKGNLEPQGAVPTAVQSLSEDLLKYYQQITRAILGEDPHLMKVALLDLQSNSKIAALLPYFVYVISGVKSVSHDLEQLNRLLHMVKSLVQNPYLYLGSYVRSLVSSVMYCILEPLAASINPLNDHWTLRDYAALLLSHIFWTHGDLVSGLYHQILLSLQKVLSDPVRPLCSHYGAVVGLHALGWKAVERVLFPHLPAYWANLQAVLDDYSVSNAQVKADGHKVYGAILVAVERLLKMKALSLSQPAEGGSAAQPGSAVGGRVSSPGLSPPPEPLSEAALGIASHLQAGGAGCPWEEWTPVPLPAMYCELYSFFGDSLAVRFSTGPGYGRFPPCAPSQLADTRKAPCGPASDPDTARKMPQLTANLNISPRQDGSPRTDPPPPSLAATGPGRSLARSSSSSSSSSVQRSRSSSSRPGQRSTGPSRDVFPKARFTSPQTGLPVFAFLIGGRQMGRRCQGRRPFQTTFAPTPPISAAPPRAYAHKLPVIGRVGKPVRRWACSHYSLHLPL; encoded by the exons ATGGCGGACCGGGAGGAGCGCCGCTTCGCCGAGGTTTCCCGGGAGTCCGTCAAACTCATGGCCGAGAGTGCGGGCGTGGAGCTGGGCGACGATGTGGCGGCGCTGCTGGCCGAGGATGTGTGTTACCGGCTCCGGGAGGCCGCGCAG AGCAGCTCTCAGTTCATGAGACACGCCAAGAGGAGGAAGCTGACGGTGGAGGACTTCAACAGAGCCATGCGCTGGAGCAAGGTGGAG GCTGTGTGCGGCTACGGGGCCCAGGATGCTCTACCCTTCTGCCCGGCGAAAGAAGGGGAGCTTTTCTTCATTGAGGATCGGGACATCAACCTGGTGGAGTTGGCTCTGGCCACCAACATCCCCAAAGGCTGTGCTGAAACCATGGTGCGAG TAAACGTGTCTTACCTGGATGGGAAAGGCAACCTGGAGCCTCAGGGAGCAG TTCCCACAGCGGTGCAGTCTCTGTCGGAGGACCTGCTGAAGTACTACCAGCAGATCACTCGGGCCATCCTGGGAGAGGACCCCCACCTCATGAAG GTGGCTCTGTTAGACCTCCAGTCCAACTCCAAGATCGCTGCCCTCTTGCCGTACTTTGTTTACGTCATTAGTGGG GTGAAGTCGGTAAGCCACGACCTGGAGCAGCTCAACCGGCTCCTGCATATGGTGAAGAGCCTGGTCCAGAACCCCTACCTGTACCTGGGCTCCTACGTGCGCAGCCTGGTCTCCAGTGTCATGTACTGCATCCTGGAGCCGCTGGCCGCCTCCATCAACCCGCTTAATGATCACTGGACCCTCAGGGACTACGCGGCCCTGCTCCTCAGCCACATCTTCTG GACTCACGGGGATCTGGTGAGCGGGCTCTACCACCAGATCCTGCTGTCCCTCCAAAAGGTTCTGTCCGACCCGGTGAGACCGCTCTGCTCCCACTATGGCGCCGTGGTGGGGCTCCACGCTCTGGGCTGGAAG gcTGTAGAGAGAGTGCTGTTTCCACACCTTCCCGCCTACTGGGCTAACCTCCAGGCCGTGCTGGACGACTACTCGGTTTCCAACGCTCAGGTCAAAGCAGACGGACACAAGGTGTATGGAGCCATACTG gtggcagtagaGCGCCTGCTGAAGATGAaggctctgtctctgtctcagccTGCCGAGGGAGGCTCTGCCGCTCAGCCGGGCTCTGCTGTGGGTGGCAGGGTGAGCTCCCCcggcctcagcccccccccggagcccctGTCAGAGGCCGCCCTGGGCATCGCCAGCCACCTCCAGGCAGGCGGGGCCGGCTGTCCCTGGGAGGAGTGGACGCCGGTCCCTCTCCCCGCCATGTATTGTGAGCTCTACTCCTTCTTTGGAGACAGCCTGGCGGTCCGGTTCAGCACGGGGCCGGGGTACGGCAGGTTCCCTCCCTGTGCCCCGTCACAGCTCGCTGATACCAGGAAGGCACCCTGTGGCCCCGCCTCCGACCCCGACACCGCCCGGAAGATGCCTCAGCTGACGGCCAACCTCAACATCAGCCCGAGGCAAGATGGGAGTCCTCGCAccgacccgcccccccccagcttgGCAGCTACTGGTCCAGGAAG GTCGCTggctcgctcctcctcctcttcctcctcctcctctgtgcagCGCTCCAGATCTTCCTCGTCGCGTCCAGGCCAGCGTTCAACCGGCCCGTCTCGCGACGTTTTCCCCAAAGCTCGCTTCACCTCCCCTCAAACGGGACTTCCTGTGTTTGCCTTCCTCATCGGCGGGCGGCAAATGGGTCGCCGTTGCCAGGGGCGCCGGCCCTTCCAGACCACTTTTGCCCCGACTCCACCCATTTCTGCCGCCCCGCCCCGCGCCTACGCCCACAAGCTGCCCGTCATTGGCAGGGTGGGAAAACCGGTGCGCCGCTGGGCGTGTTCCCATTACTCCCTTCATCTGCCTCTCTAG
- the cth1 gene encoding cysteine three histidine 1 → MFETRSDDLFLPSYQDEALVDQLLSNEESDGNCVDGLSLTGALLPVVEPSSPSLLLPMVCSTRYKTELCTTYSTTGFCKYAQRCQFAHGLQELHVPFRHPKYKTELCRGFHMTGYCYYGSRCLFVHNATEQRPALRRSRNVPCRTFRSFGVCPFGTRCNFLHVEGGQVGSGSESPDVADEGLVSSPRLQQSTKEWKPRGALCRTFSSFGFCLYGTRCRFQHGLPNKIRPSDASPSSSGLPSPTSLFTSSSPMSSTSSSPQSASPLVTPSAEATAHNAFTFSSQHLSDLLLPLAIHLQQLESSKGQEIWANRAI, encoded by the exons ATGTTTGAG ACCAGAAGTGATGACTTGTTCCTGCCTTCCTACCAAGATGAGGCGCTTGTGGACCAGCTGCTGTCCAATGAGGAGTCGGATGGAAATTGTGTCGACGGGCTCTCGCTGACTGGGGCCCTGCTCCCCGTTGTAGAGccctcctccccatccctcctcctccccatggTCTGCTCCACCCGCTACAAGACCGAGCTGTGCACCACCTACTCCACCACTGGTTTCTGCAAGTACGCGCAGCGCTGCCAGTTCGCCCACGGCCTGCAGGAGCTCCACGTTCCCTTCCGCCACCCGAAATACAAGACTGAGTTGTGCCGCGGCTTCCACATGACCGGTTACTGCTACTACGGCAGCCGCTGCCTGTTTGTCCACAACGCCACAGAGCAGCGCCCCGCCCTTCGCCGCAGCAGGAACGTCCCCTGTCGCACCTTCCGCTCCTTCGGCGTCTGTCCCTTCGGCACCCGCTGCAACTTCCTGCATGTGGAGGGCGGCCAGGTTGGCAGCGGTTCGGAGTCGCCAGATGTTGCGGACGAGGGGCTAGTTTCCAGTCCCCGGCTCCAACAGTCGACCAAGGAGTGGAAGCCCCGCGGAGCTCTGTGCCGCACTTTCAGCTCTTTCGGGTTCTGCCTGTACGGCACGCGCTGCCGCTTCCAACACGGCCTCCCCAACAAGATTCGACCCTCCGAcgcgtctcccagcagctccggTCTAccttcccccacctccctcttcacctcctcctctccaatgtcctccacctcttcttctcctcaatCAGCCTCTCCTCTCGTCACACCATCTGCAGAAGCCACCGCCCACAATGCCTTCACCTTTTCCAGCCAGCACCTCAGtgacctgctgctgccactggccatccacctgcagcagctggagagcagTAAGGGTCAGGAGATCTGGGCCAACCGGGCGATCtaa
- the mta2 gene encoding metastasis-associated protein MTA2 isoform X2 — translation MAANMYRVGDYVYFENSSSNPYLIRRIEELNKTANGNVEAKVVCLFRRRDISGNLNTLADSNAREFEEESKQPTPSEQQKHQLKHRELFLSRQFESLPATHIRGKCNVTLLNETDVLSGYLEKEDCFFYSLVFDPVQKTLLADQGEIRVGSKYQAEIPDKLAEGESDNRIQEKMETKVWDPNNQLKDPQIDQFLVVARAVGTFARALDCSSSIRQPSLHMSAAAASRDITLFHAMDTLQKNSYDLAKAMSTLVPQGGPVLCRDEMEEWSASEAMLFEEALEKYGKDFNDIRQDFLPWKSLASVVQFYYMWKTTDRYIQQKRLKAAEADSKLKQVYIPTYTKPNPNQIMAPGSKPGINGAAGFQKGLSCESCHTAQSPQWYAWGPPNMQCRLCASCWIYWKKYGGLKTPTQLEGAARAGSESGPRGHMTRQEVQGMSPFTRNEGRAKLLAKNRQTFILQTTKLTRIARRVCEDILQPHRAARRPYASINANAVKAECIIRLPKATKTPLKTKLVPRPSLANIVKDLAISAPLKLKASRGPPTPINRNQASQPRVGQSLLGKRGFDSATGMPYPANGRPYTSGMRTTSQSVIKRQKVSQGEAPNPVVFVATKDTRKHLTQSEMRRAARKPHLLVRIKLPPPPRSLAMPLLPSSTSEPIVLED, via the exons gagAATTTGAGGAGGAGTCTAAGCAGCCCACTCCGTCTGAACAACAGAAACACcagctcaaacacagagaactctTCCTGTCTCGACAGTTTGAATCCCTACCTGCTACTCACATACG GGGGAAATGTAACGTCACCCTCCTCAATGAAACCGACGTCTTGTCCGGCTACCTGGAGAAAGAG GACTGCTTCTTCTACTCGTTGGTGTTCGACCCCGTCCAGAAGACCTTACTGGCGGACCAGGGAGAGATCCGGGTGGGCTCCAAGTACCAGGCAGAGATCCCTGACAAGCTAGCTGAGG GTGAGTCAGACAACCGGAtccaggagaagatggagaccAAAGTGTGGGACCCCAACAACCAGCTCAAAGACCCACAGATAGACCAGTTCCTGGTGGTGGCAAG GGCTGTGGGAACCTTTGCTCGGGCCCTGgactgcagcagctccatcagACAGCCCAGCCTCCACATGAGTGCAGCTGCAGCCTCCAGAGACATCACACTG TTCCATGCTATGGACACGTTGCAGAAGAACAGTTATGACCTGGCCAAAGCCATGTCCACGCTGGTTCCCCAGGGTGGCCCGGTGCTCTGCCGAGATGAAATGGAGGAGTGGAGCGCCTCGGAGGCCATGCTGTTTGAAGAGGCTCTGGAGAAATACGGCAAGGACTTCAACGACATCCGTCAGGACTTT CTGCCTTGGAAGTCTCTTGCCAGTGTGGTCCAGTTCTACTACATGTGGAAGACCACCGACCGCTACATCCAACAG AAACGACTAAAGGCAGCAGAGGCAGACAGCAAGCTGAAGCAGGTCTACATCCCCACCTA cacCAAACCCAACCCCAACCAGATTATGGCGCCAGGGAGCAAGCCCGGTATAAACGGGGCAGCAGGCTTCCAGAAAGGCCTTAGCTGTGAGAGCTGCCACA CGGCCCAGTCTCCTCAGTGGTACGCCTGGGGCCCTCCCAACATGCAGTGCAGACTCTGCGCTTCCTGCTGGATCTACTGGAAGAAGTACGGAGGCCTGAAGACGCCCACTCAGCTAGAGGGCGCCGCAAGAGCTGGTTCT GAGTCAGGCCCACGCGGCCACATGACCCGCCAGGAGGTCCAGGGCATGTCGCCCTTCACCCGCAACGAGGGTCGCGCCAAGCTGCTGGCCAAGAACCGCCAGACGTTCATCCTGCAGACCACCAAGCTGACCCGCATTGCCCGGCGGGTGTGCGAGGACATCCTGCAGCCTCACCGTGCCGCGCGGCGGCCTTACGCCTCCATCAACGCCAATGCTGTCAAAGCTGAGT GTATAATCAGGCTGCCCAAAGCCACAAAAACTCCTCTAAAGACTAAGCTGGTGCCTCGACCGTCTCTGGCCAACATAGTGAAGGATTTAG ccaTCTCAGCGCCTCTGAAATTGAAGGCGTCTAGAGGACCCCCGACACCCATCAACAGAAATCAGGCCAGCCAGCCGCGCGTAGGCCAAAGCCTGCTGGGAAAGAGGGGCTTTGACAGc GCTACTGGCATGCCCTACCCGGCCAATGGGAGGCCGTACACTTCAGGTATGAGGACCACCTCTCAGTCGGTCATCAAGCGGCAGAAGGTCAGCCAGGGAGAGGCACCCAACCCTGTGGTGTTTGTGGCTACAAAGGACACCAg GAAACATCTGACACAGTCAGAGATGCGCCGGGCAGCGAGGAAACCTCACCTCCTGGTCCGGATCAAACTTCCACCGCCCCCCCGCTCACTGGCCATGCCCCTGCTCCCCTCCAGCACCAGTGAGCCCATCGTCCTGGAGGACTAA
- the mta2 gene encoding metastasis-associated protein MTA2 isoform X1, translating into MAANMYRVGDYVYFENSSSNPYLIRRIEELNKTANGNVEAKVVCLFRRRDISGNLNTLADSNAREFEEESKQPTPSEQQKHQLKHRELFLSRQFESLPATHIRGKCNVTLLNETDVLSGYLEKEDCFFYSLVFDPVQKTLLADQGEIRVGSKYQAEIPDKLAEGESDNRIQEKMETKVWDPNNQLKDPQIDQFLVVARAVGTFARALDCSSSIRQPSLHMSAAAASRDITLFHAMDTLQKNSYDLAKAMSTLVPQGGPVLCRDEMEEWSASEAMLFEEALEKYGKDFNDIRQDFLPWKSLASVVQFYYMWKTTDRYIQQKRLKAAEADSKLKQVYIPTYTKPNPNQIMAPGSKPGINGAAGFQKGLSCESCHTAQSPQWYAWGPPNMQCRLCASCWIYWKKYGGLKTPTQLEGAARAGSESGPRGHMTRQEVQGMSPFTRNEGRAKLLAKNRQTFILQTTKLTRIARRVCEDILQPHRAARRPYASINANAVKAECIIRLPKATKTPLKTKLVPRPSLANIVKDLAISAPLKLKASRGPPTPINRNQASQPRVGQSLLGKRGFDSATGMPYPANGRPYTSGMRTTSQSVIKRQKVSQGEAPNPVVFVATKDTRALRKHLTQSEMRRAARKPHLLVRIKLPPPPRSLAMPLLPSSTSEPIVLED; encoded by the exons gagAATTTGAGGAGGAGTCTAAGCAGCCCACTCCGTCTGAACAACAGAAACACcagctcaaacacagagaactctTCCTGTCTCGACAGTTTGAATCCCTACCTGCTACTCACATACG GGGGAAATGTAACGTCACCCTCCTCAATGAAACCGACGTCTTGTCCGGCTACCTGGAGAAAGAG GACTGCTTCTTCTACTCGTTGGTGTTCGACCCCGTCCAGAAGACCTTACTGGCGGACCAGGGAGAGATCCGGGTGGGCTCCAAGTACCAGGCAGAGATCCCTGACAAGCTAGCTGAGG GTGAGTCAGACAACCGGAtccaggagaagatggagaccAAAGTGTGGGACCCCAACAACCAGCTCAAAGACCCACAGATAGACCAGTTCCTGGTGGTGGCAAG GGCTGTGGGAACCTTTGCTCGGGCCCTGgactgcagcagctccatcagACAGCCCAGCCTCCACATGAGTGCAGCTGCAGCCTCCAGAGACATCACACTG TTCCATGCTATGGACACGTTGCAGAAGAACAGTTATGACCTGGCCAAAGCCATGTCCACGCTGGTTCCCCAGGGTGGCCCGGTGCTCTGCCGAGATGAAATGGAGGAGTGGAGCGCCTCGGAGGCCATGCTGTTTGAAGAGGCTCTGGAGAAATACGGCAAGGACTTCAACGACATCCGTCAGGACTTT CTGCCTTGGAAGTCTCTTGCCAGTGTGGTCCAGTTCTACTACATGTGGAAGACCACCGACCGCTACATCCAACAG AAACGACTAAAGGCAGCAGAGGCAGACAGCAAGCTGAAGCAGGTCTACATCCCCACCTA cacCAAACCCAACCCCAACCAGATTATGGCGCCAGGGAGCAAGCCCGGTATAAACGGGGCAGCAGGCTTCCAGAAAGGCCTTAGCTGTGAGAGCTGCCACA CGGCCCAGTCTCCTCAGTGGTACGCCTGGGGCCCTCCCAACATGCAGTGCAGACTCTGCGCTTCCTGCTGGATCTACTGGAAGAAGTACGGAGGCCTGAAGACGCCCACTCAGCTAGAGGGCGCCGCAAGAGCTGGTTCT GAGTCAGGCCCACGCGGCCACATGACCCGCCAGGAGGTCCAGGGCATGTCGCCCTTCACCCGCAACGAGGGTCGCGCCAAGCTGCTGGCCAAGAACCGCCAGACGTTCATCCTGCAGACCACCAAGCTGACCCGCATTGCCCGGCGGGTGTGCGAGGACATCCTGCAGCCTCACCGTGCCGCGCGGCGGCCTTACGCCTCCATCAACGCCAATGCTGTCAAAGCTGAGT GTATAATCAGGCTGCCCAAAGCCACAAAAACTCCTCTAAAGACTAAGCTGGTGCCTCGACCGTCTCTGGCCAACATAGTGAAGGATTTAG ccaTCTCAGCGCCTCTGAAATTGAAGGCGTCTAGAGGACCCCCGACACCCATCAACAGAAATCAGGCCAGCCAGCCGCGCGTAGGCCAAAGCCTGCTGGGAAAGAGGGGCTTTGACAGc GCTACTGGCATGCCCTACCCGGCCAATGGGAGGCCGTACACTTCAGGTATGAGGACCACCTCTCAGTCGGTCATCAAGCGGCAGAAGGTCAGCCAGGGAGAGGCACCCAACCCTGTGGTGTTTGTGGCTACAAAGGACACCAg GGCTCTGAGGAAACATCTGACACAGTCAGAGATGCGCCGGGCAGCGAGGAAACCTCACCTCCTGGTCCGGATCAAACTTCCACCGCCCCCCCGCTCACTGGCCATGCCCCTGCTCCCCTCCAGCACCAGTGAGCCCATCGTCCTGGAGGACTAA